Proteins from a genomic interval of Streptomyces sp. NBC_01445:
- a CDS encoding CGNR zinc finger domain-containing protein produces MELAYYSDYAVRLVNSEEPGRGKDSLTTVEAVRDLFGANQSAARRATDADLTRFRGVRARLRSVFEAADGGDETLAVDLLNSLLLEFPVSPQISGHDHRDDDDRPLWHMHLADHPSNATAGYAAIAAMGLAFHLTEYGVDRLGLCEASPCRNAYLDTSTNRSRRYCSDRCATRANVAAYRARKRAEADRSDSTGRSAENAQAATAATDR; encoded by the coding sequence GTGGAACTGGCCTATTACTCGGACTACGCCGTACGTCTGGTCAACAGCGAGGAGCCGGGTCGTGGCAAGGACTCCCTGACCACGGTCGAGGCGGTGCGCGACCTGTTCGGCGCCAACCAGTCGGCGGCCCGGCGCGCCACGGACGCCGACCTGACCCGCTTCCGCGGCGTACGGGCGCGCCTGCGCTCGGTCTTCGAGGCTGCGGACGGCGGCGACGAGACACTCGCGGTGGACCTGCTGAACTCGCTCCTCCTGGAGTTCCCGGTGAGCCCGCAGATCTCCGGACACGACCACCGGGACGACGACGACCGCCCGTTGTGGCACATGCACCTCGCGGACCACCCGTCGAACGCGACAGCGGGATACGCGGCGATCGCCGCGATGGGCCTCGCCTTCCACCTCACGGAGTACGGCGTGGACCGTCTCGGCCTGTGCGAGGCGTCGCCGTGCCGCAACGCCTACCTGGACACGTCGACGAACCGCTCCCGGCGCTACTGCTCGGACCGATGTGCGACCCGCGCGAACGTTGCCGCCTACCGCGCCCGCAAGCGCGCCGAGGCGGACCGGTCGGACAGCACGGGCCGCAGCGCCGAGAACGCCCAAGCGGCCACGGCCGCGACGGACCGCTGA
- the sodN gene encoding superoxide dismutase, Ni gives MLSRLFAPKVKASAHCDLPCGVYDPAQARIEAESVKAVQDKMAANDDPQFQTRAIIIKEQRAELAKHHVSVLWSDYFKPPHFEKYPELSQLVNDTLKALSAAKASSDPATGQKALDYIAQIDKIFWETKKA, from the coding sequence ATGCTTTCCCGCCTGTTTGCCCCCAAGGTGAAGGCCAGCGCGCACTGCGACCTGCCCTGCGGCGTGTACGACCCGGCCCAGGCCCGCATCGAGGCGGAGTCGGTCAAGGCCGTCCAGGACAAGATGGCCGCCAACGACGACCCCCAGTTCCAGACGCGCGCCATCATCATCAAGGAGCAGCGCGCCGAGCTCGCCAAGCACCACGTGTCGGTGCTGTGGAGCGACTACTTCAAGCCCCCGCACTTCGAGAAGTACCCGGAGCTGAGCCAGCTGGTCAACGACACCCTGAAGGCCCTCTCGGCCGCCAAGGCGTCGAGTGACCCGGCGACGGGCCAGAAGGCTCTGGACTACATCGCCCAGATCGACAAGATCTTCTGGGAGACGAAGAAGGCCTGA
- a CDS encoding class I SAM-dependent methyltransferase, whose translation MTGSTETAGVTADWRAWQDSWDRQQEWYMPDREERLRVMLDMVEAFAGPTPRVLDLACGTGSITDRLLKRFPGATSVGVDLDPALLAIAEGTFADDDRVTFVTADLKDPHWATRLPHTSYDAVLTATALHWLHNEPLATLYGQIAGLVRDGGVFMNADHMIDDTTPRINAAERAHRHAQMDRAKASGALDWAEWWALAAKDPVLAGPTAERFEIYGEHADGETPSADWHARTLRAAGFGEARPVWRSPSDALVLAVK comes from the coding sequence ATGACGGGATCTACGGAAACCGCCGGAGTCACCGCCGACTGGCGCGCCTGGCAGGACAGCTGGGACCGGCAGCAGGAGTGGTACATGCCCGACCGCGAGGAGCGGCTGAGGGTCATGCTCGACATGGTGGAGGCCTTCGCCGGGCCCACGCCGCGCGTGCTCGACCTCGCGTGCGGTACGGGAAGTATTACGGACCGGCTCCTGAAGAGGTTCCCCGGAGCCACCAGTGTCGGCGTCGACCTCGACCCCGCGCTGCTCGCCATCGCCGAGGGCACCTTCGCGGACGACGACCGCGTCACCTTCGTGACCGCCGACCTCAAGGACCCGCACTGGGCCACGCGGCTGCCGCACACCTCGTACGACGCCGTCCTGACCGCCACCGCCCTGCACTGGCTGCACAACGAACCGCTCGCCACCCTCTACGGACAGATCGCCGGCCTCGTCCGCGACGGCGGCGTCTTCATGAACGCCGACCACATGATCGACGACACCACGCCCCGGATCAACGCCGCCGAACGCGCCCACCGCCACGCGCAGATGGACCGCGCCAAGGCCTCCGGCGCCCTCGACTGGGCCGAGTGGTGGGCCCTCGCCGCCAAGGACCCGGTACTCGCCGGACCCACCGCCGAGCGCTTCGAGATCTACGGGGAGCACGCCGACGGCGAGACCCCGTCGGCCGACTGGCACGCCCGCACCCTGCGCGCCGCCGGGTTCGGCGAGGCCCGCCCCGTCTGGCGCTCGCCCTCCGACGCGCTGGTGCTCGCGGTCAAGTAG
- the sodX gene encoding nickel-type superoxide dismutase maturation protease, which yields MPETAEETREARVPFQIIEVDGPSMVPTLYPGDWMLVHHGARVRPGDVVILRHPFQQDLLVVKRISERREGGWWVLGDNPDAGGDSEVYGAVPDDLVLAKVRGRLRRRKPWAEGERQRSVAAVAAWAFSALRPVLSDRSASARLRAR from the coding sequence ATGCCTGAGACGGCGGAGGAGACGCGGGAGGCCAGGGTGCCGTTCCAAATCATCGAGGTGGACGGGCCGTCCATGGTGCCCACGCTGTATCCCGGCGACTGGATGCTCGTGCACCACGGCGCGCGGGTACGGCCGGGGGACGTGGTCATCCTGCGGCACCCCTTCCAGCAGGATCTGCTCGTGGTGAAGCGGATCTCCGAGCGGCGGGAAGGGGGTTGGTGGGTGCTCGGCGACAACCCCGACGCCGGCGGCGACAGCGAGGTGTACGGGGCGGTGCCCGACGACCTCGTGCTCGCCAAGGTGCGCGGGCGCCTGCGCCGCCGCAAGCCGTGGGCGGAGGGCGAGCGTCAGCGGTCCGTCGCGGCCGTGGCCGCTTGGGCGTTCTCGGCGCTGCGGCCCGTGCTGTCCGACCGGTCCGCCTCGGCGCGCTTGCGGGCGCGGTAG